The following coding sequences lie in one Streptomyces albofaciens JCM 4342 genomic window:
- a CDS encoding phosphatase translates to MPILPPAPSRTELVDHLVRTRIAGEVATPRENNLDHYRKLANGDRHYWLGLELGDRWTDEQDVLAVMAERCGVIDDTRHRMGQDTIDPELTVDALERAAARLRKAAAGRERVLFATGHPGGLLDVHRATAEALRARGCDIVVVPDGLQADEGMVFQFADVAMLERGATLWHTHSPAPMAAVLDGLERAGQALPDLVMADHGWAGCAGQRGLDAIGFADCNDPALFLGEAEGTLQLTIPLDDHVLSPRYYDPLTAYLLDTAGLLG, encoded by the coding sequence ATGCCGATACTGCCGCCTGCTCCCAGCCGCACCGAACTCGTCGACCATCTCGTACGGACCCGGATCGCCGGTGAGGTCGCCACGCCGCGCGAGAACAACCTCGACCACTACCGCAAGCTGGCCAACGGAGACCGTCACTACTGGCTCGGGCTGGAGCTCGGGGACCGCTGGACCGATGAGCAGGACGTGCTCGCGGTGATGGCGGAACGTTGCGGCGTCATTGACGACACCCGCCACCGGATGGGCCAGGACACCATCGACCCCGAGCTGACGGTGGACGCTCTGGAGCGCGCGGCCGCCCGGCTGCGGAAGGCCGCCGCCGGGCGGGAGCGGGTGCTGTTCGCGACCGGGCACCCGGGCGGGCTGCTGGATGTGCACCGGGCCACCGCCGAGGCGCTGCGGGCGCGGGGGTGCGACATCGTCGTCGTACCGGACGGGTTGCAGGCGGACGAGGGCATGGTGTTCCAGTTCGCCGACGTGGCGATGCTGGAGCGCGGCGCGACGCTGTGGCACACCCACTCCCCCGCGCCGATGGCCGCCGTACTGGACGGGCTGGAGCGGGCGGGCCAGGCGCTGCCGGATCTGGTCATGGCCGATCACGGCTGGGCCGGGTGCGCGGGCCAGCGCGGCCTGGACGCGATCGGGTTCGCGGACTGCAACGACCCGGCGCTGTTCCTCGGCGAGGCGGAGGGCACGCTGCAATTGACGATTCCGCTGGACGATCATGTACTGAGCCCGCGGTACTACGACCCGCTGACGGCGTACCTGCTGGACACGGCGGGGCTGCTGGGCTGA
- the speB gene encoding agmatinase, protein MTTASAAPGASQEPVGPVDSSRVPRYAGPATFARLPRLDQVGTADVAVVGVPFDTGVSYRPGARFGGNAIREASRLLRPYNPAQDASPFALAQVADAGDIAANPFNINEAVETIEAAADDLLDTGARLMTLGGDHTIALPLLRSMAKKHGPVALLHFDAHLDTWDTYFGAEYTHGTPFRRAVEEGILDTSALSHVGTRGPLYGKKDLDDDEKMGFGIVTSADVMRRGVDEIADQLRQRIGDRPLYISIDIDVLDPAHAPGTGTPEAGGLTSRELLEILRSLATCNLVSADLVEVAPAYDHAEITSVAASHTAYELTTIMARQIAEKRG, encoded by the coding sequence ATGACCACCGCATCCGCCGCTCCCGGCGCCTCCCAGGAACCCGTCGGCCCCGTCGACTCCTCCCGCGTCCCCCGCTACGCGGGCCCGGCGACCTTCGCCCGCCTGCCCCGCCTCGACCAGGTCGGCACGGCCGACGTCGCGGTGGTCGGCGTCCCCTTCGACACCGGCGTCTCCTACCGCCCCGGCGCCCGCTTCGGCGGCAACGCCATCCGCGAGGCGTCGCGCCTGCTGCGCCCGTACAACCCCGCCCAGGACGCGTCCCCCTTCGCGCTCGCACAGGTCGCCGACGCCGGCGACATCGCCGCCAACCCCTTCAACATCAACGAGGCCGTCGAGACCATCGAGGCCGCCGCCGACGACCTCCTGGACACCGGCGCCCGCCTGATGACGCTCGGCGGCGACCACACCATCGCGCTGCCCCTGCTGCGCTCCATGGCCAAGAAGCACGGCCCGGTCGCCCTGCTCCACTTCGACGCCCACCTGGACACCTGGGACACCTACTTCGGCGCCGAGTACACCCACGGCACCCCGTTCCGCCGCGCCGTCGAGGAAGGCATCCTCGACACCTCCGCCCTCTCCCACGTCGGCACCCGCGGCCCCCTGTACGGCAAGAAGGACCTCGACGACGACGAGAAGATGGGCTTCGGCATCGTCACGTCCGCCGACGTCATGCGCCGCGGCGTCGACGAGATCGCCGACCAGCTCCGCCAGCGCATCGGCGACCGCCCCCTGTACATCTCCATCGACATCGACGTCCTCGACCCGGCCCACGCCCCCGGCACCGGCACCCCCGAAGCCGGCGGCCTCACCTCCCGAGAACTCCTCGAAATTCTCCGCAGCCTCGCCACCTGCAACCTCGTCTCCGCCGACCTGGTCGAGGTGGCCCCCGCCTACGACCACGCCGAGATCACTTCGGTGGCGGCCTCGCACACGGCGTACGAACTTACGACGATCATGGCGCGGCAGATAGCGGAGAAGCGGGGGTGA
- a CDS encoding SUKH-4 family immunity protein has product MSREAVTARLSEWLRVPDRRHLTLPVAGPVGAGKTACVQDVTEAAGRSEFPVVSHYVDCRGRTADAVATQLIASWGFDERFLRTRNAPLADAFRQRTHGEDRVVIGFGNVQWAGGTATSTEPERLLRHVIVPLLRNAACPVAVLVETDNAQERVPLAAVLGGEGLPPFEMPGSAPSGHHDLLDALTRFPQLRALAAAEIRDVPLPAWSTLCAALGLPDESADLRAVVSALPGLITVTPATARTGDAEGTGENAAAETAGAPQAGFGADHVASAVDRVAFVTDGVRHLVREHRPFSSAEQVRIADALLDRSLRLPGVSTPWRGHDSVAWYAAHALPLHCAAAGTLPDLAEEPAFLANADRHALLTGLAFAFSGGIPPNTPAADAHYLEEAGVEPDTHEEWVSWLHWASMNRGATDFAARLARSAGDLPWLTRWSRWRPYALFGPSAEHDAARADEAVVGTADGTDVVAGQLMIDEDDFDDEADADEWVEERLWRLDDGTPVGDAVRVALYYDDDGDVEHAAHRVFEPVQVPDELDRSPAPRSPSSSSCLAVATDGTLVYGGHGGLYALGAPDPPRVTSAPRWRSLPLLSAHNRTSVWPMPAIVRAGHEPSQGWYESAFGQGACRVVPRAGLPAGITHPDTVRFLTEVGLPDLGGTLPYVSFRPPHALAEVTGTAALPPDTGPGPLFTLGKWVRAGLLLDGTSGRVLTTHTEGAVAEHVLSSGLRQLCTLLALSRLRAESGFTVWAEELDAKRSLRAWAEDIDPVAAAHPHWAAVLSGQWDDPDML; this is encoded by the coding sequence GTGTCCCGTGAAGCTGTCACCGCCAGGTTGTCGGAGTGGCTGCGGGTGCCGGACCGGCGCCATCTGACGCTTCCCGTCGCCGGTCCGGTCGGTGCCGGGAAGACGGCGTGCGTGCAAGACGTGACGGAAGCGGCCGGCCGGAGTGAGTTCCCGGTCGTTTCCCATTACGTCGACTGCCGGGGCCGCACCGCGGACGCCGTGGCCACACAGCTCATCGCTTCCTGGGGTTTCGACGAGCGTTTCCTGCGGACGCGCAACGCCCCGCTGGCCGATGCGTTCCGGCAGCGGACCCACGGCGAGGACAGGGTGGTCATCGGGTTCGGCAATGTCCAGTGGGCAGGCGGCACGGCGACATCGACGGAACCTGAGCGGCTGCTGCGGCACGTCATCGTGCCGTTGCTGCGGAACGCCGCCTGCCCCGTCGCCGTACTCGTCGAGACCGACAACGCTCAGGAACGCGTGCCGTTGGCGGCCGTTCTGGGAGGGGAAGGTCTCCCTCCGTTCGAAATGCCGGGGAGCGCCCCATCCGGTCATCATGACCTTCTCGATGCCCTCACCCGCTTTCCGCAGCTGCGAGCCCTGGCCGCGGCCGAGATCCGGGACGTGCCGCTGCCTGCGTGGTCCACGCTGTGCGCGGCGCTCGGACTGCCGGACGAGTCGGCGGATTTGCGGGCCGTGGTGAGTGCCCTGCCCGGGCTCATCACGGTGACGCCCGCCACGGCGCGGACCGGCGACGCCGAAGGAACGGGCGAGAACGCCGCGGCGGAAACAGCCGGAGCGCCACAGGCCGGATTCGGCGCGGACCACGTCGCATCCGCCGTGGACCGCGTCGCATTCGTGACGGACGGCGTACGTCATCTCGTACGTGAGCACCGCCCGTTCAGCTCGGCGGAGCAGGTCCGTATCGCCGACGCTTTGCTGGACCGTTCGCTCCGCCTGCCCGGAGTGTCCACTCCCTGGCGGGGGCACGACTCCGTCGCCTGGTACGCCGCCCACGCGCTTCCTCTGCACTGCGCGGCCGCCGGTACGCTGCCCGACCTGGCCGAAGAACCCGCCTTTCTCGCGAATGCCGACCGGCACGCCCTGCTCACCGGACTGGCCTTCGCGTTTTCCGGCGGAATTCCGCCGAACACTCCCGCGGCCGATGCGCACTACCTGGAGGAAGCCGGCGTCGAACCGGACACTCACGAAGAGTGGGTTTCCTGGCTGCACTGGGCGTCGATGAATCGTGGCGCCACCGACTTCGCCGCCCGTCTTGCGCGTTCGGCCGGTGACCTGCCCTGGCTGACCCGCTGGTCGCGCTGGCGACCGTACGCCTTGTTCGGGCCTTCGGCGGAACACGACGCCGCGCGGGCCGACGAGGCCGTGGTCGGCACCGCGGACGGCACGGACGTGGTCGCCGGGCAACTGATGATCGACGAGGACGACTTCGACGACGAAGCGGACGCGGATGAGTGGGTCGAAGAGCGTCTGTGGAGGCTCGACGACGGCACGCCGGTCGGGGATGCCGTCCGGGTCGCGCTGTACTACGACGATGACGGCGACGTCGAGCACGCCGCCCACCGCGTTTTCGAACCGGTCCAGGTACCGGACGAACTCGACCGGAGCCCCGCGCCCCGGTCCCCTTCCTCTTCGTCCTGTCTGGCCGTGGCCACCGACGGAACGCTGGTCTACGGCGGCCATGGTGGCCTCTACGCCCTCGGCGCGCCCGATCCCCCGCGCGTGACATCAGCACCTCGCTGGCGCTCGCTTCCGCTGCTCAGCGCCCACAACCGGACGTCGGTGTGGCCGATGCCGGCCATCGTCCGCGCGGGACATGAGCCGTCACAGGGTTGGTATGAATCGGCGTTCGGGCAGGGAGCGTGCCGCGTCGTCCCCCGGGCCGGGCTGCCGGCGGGGATCACGCATCCGGACACCGTGCGATTCCTGACCGAGGTGGGACTCCCGGACCTCGGGGGGACGCTCCCGTACGTATCATTCCGCCCGCCCCATGCCCTCGCCGAGGTCACCGGCACCGCCGCACTCCCTCCGGACACGGGTCCGGGACCGCTCTTCACTCTGGGAAAGTGGGTGCGCGCGGGGCTGTTGCTGGACGGTACGTCCGGGCGGGTGCTTACGACGCACACCGAAGGCGCGGTCGCGGAGCATGTTCTCAGCAGCGGATTGCGGCAGCTGTGCACCCTACTGGCCCTGTCCCGGCTGCGGGCGGAGAGCGGTTTCACGGTGTGGGCGGAGGAGCTGGACGCGAAGCGCAGTCTGCGCGCATGGGCGGAGGACATCGACCCGGTCGCCGCTGCGCATCCGCACTGGGCCGCTGTCCTGTCGGGCCAGTGGGACGACCCCGACATGCTGTGA